CGTATGAAAAACATCAAAGTAATCTTAAATAGGGGCATaattcatgttcaaattcacaacataacatacataggcatttcatcattaagaccttgaggaaataatgtctggagggtgaaaatcccaaaacattctcttttactcagagtattattaatgtcacctcccctgtctgatatcttaactttctctatgccacaaaatctaaaaaggtagaaatgtcatgctttaggtcattaaaatgtactgcgactggataatccctgtcgtttctcctgaTTGAACTTTTATGTTCACTGATTCTCTGTTTGATTGAACGAGAGATTTTACCGACATAGcacagcccacatggacatttaataatgtaaataacatgggtggtggaacacaTAATAATGTAATTTATTTGGAACCATTTTCAAGTATGTGGGTGTCAGAAATATTCACACTTCATCATATTGTTACACTGTGCGCATCCTCTGCATCTATAGCTACCATTTGGAAGAGGGTGTAAAAAAAgcctggctgattttcttttgtgaCTGACAGTTGGCATAAACCAATTTATCGCGTAAATTGCGACCTTTCCTATACACAAATAAGGGGTGGATTTTTAAATTCAGCCGGCAAAGCTGGGTCCGATGATAAAATATGCCAGTGTTTCTTCACAGCATCTCCCACTTCTCGCGAGTTCAAAGTATATGTggttgtgaacattacagagtgttcaGGTTCATTTCCCAGAccgccctccacacacacacacacaggctgtgctGGCTCACAGAAAGAGTGGGTCATTGTCATTTTGGTCAAGGCTCTCTATAGCAGGTTCAGCAACTGAGGGAGCTGACTTAAATGAGTAAGCAGCTGATGTGCCAAAAAGCTGCAAAACATTATCAGGCAGCTGGTGCTCATAGCAAGCCTCACCAGACAGCTTCAGTCCATATTGAATGTACAGGATGGAGTTATGGGTCTGCAAGgacatttggcttgtcacctaaaaccctcacatacttttacagatgcacaattgagagcatcctttcaggctgtatcaccgcctggtaccgTTACGGCAccgcccacaactgcagggctctccagagggtagtgaggtctgcacaatgcatcactgggggcaaactgcctgtcctccaggacacctacatcacccgatgtcacaggaaggccaaaaagatcatcaaggacaacaaccacctgagccactgcctgttcaccccgctaccatccagaaggcgaggtcagtacaggtgcatcaaagcagggaccgagactgaaaaacagcttctatctcaaggccatcagactgttaaacagccaccactaacattgagtggcttctgccaacatactgactcaactccagccactttaataatggaaattacTGTAAAAATGTAACACtagcactttaaacaatgccacttaatataatatgtttacataccctacattactcatctcatatgtatatgtatatactgtactctatatcatctactgcatctttatgtaatacatgcatcactagccactttaaactctGCCACCTTGTTTACAaaacctacattactcatctcatatgtatatactgtactcgataccatccactgcatcttgcctatgccgttctgcaccatcactcattcatatatctttatgtacatattctttatccccttacacttgtgtgtataaggtagtagttgtggaattgttaggttagattactcgttggttattactgcattgtcggaactagaagcacaagcatttcgctacactcgcattaacatctgctaaccatgtgtttgtgacaaataaaatttgatttaacaAATATCCTTTTGTGACAGTGACATAAGATCCCTCCCCTCGCTTCTAATAGACTACACACagaacagaggacaggacagCGTAACAAGTGTTCGAGGAGGCAATGATACAAAGACGGAGTGAAAAAGAAACACAGATgggtagaaaaaaaagagatgaAATAAGTTAAGGGGCAGGATAAGCAAATACAAAACTCCCCAGTcgtctaccccctctctctttctgtgtgattGAATTAGAGAGAAAAGATGGACATCAAAAGGTTGTATCGTCATTCTCATAAGGGGCACACCATTCTAAGAAAAATCCACCTGATTGGGCATGGAACCTGCCAGTCATTCCTAAACGGTTCCTGTCACTAGGGGTTCTAATACTAGGGTGTTCTAATCAGTGAGAGAAGGGTGGGTGGGGCTATGTTCTCGATTATAATAGCAACTTCTCGGCAGTATTACTGTGTGCATAGTATCATTTATTTACAAGAGTGCagccttatttacatatgtaaaaCACTGGCAGGCATAACAACAGAGTACAGTTTGACTGTGGAGACAGAACTTTTCAGAGAAGGGCAGAGGTGATTTACACTGTTGGGTTTCCTACTGAATTCGATCCAAAAGGACGTAAAATAACATCTGGCTATACACTACCAACCTAAAGTCATAAATAAATGTTTGAAGGTACCAGTGGTTTGTTAAATTAAATAATGTGGTTGATTGTTTTTGCCATATTGAACTGAGTACCATTTCCAGGAATTTATTAAATAAGATACTTTTTAGCAAATCATGTGAAAATCTGAAGCTAACTTAACAGATATTctaaacacacaaacagtagatacaATATTACAAAGTAATTTCCCCAGTTCGGCCCACAAACCAAAACATAAACAATATAATATAAAACAGCAAGCGGGAGGGTGGGGTCGGTCACCTTTAACCCTTGATCTCTAACCCGAGAATGACCCCAGAAATGAACGACGACAGACACTTGAATGTCGTGGTTTcccatttgtttgtttgttaaatAGTCCGGAGAGTTGATAGTCCTCACACAAGGTTGTGTGCTCTGGGAGGAAGTTGCCTCTAAATTCTGATCTAAGATAGGCTCAACCTACTCCCAGATCCTAACCTAAACCATTAGGGGAGGAAACGCATAACTGGTCTGAGTTCAATGTCTACATGCCACTTCCTCCTCAACACAATTCCATAAGAGAAGGAGAAGGCAGAAGATTATCAATGACATCACCCTAGTTCCCTCAGGACTCCATCTCGTCTCCGTCGAATGGCAGGGGCTCGAAGCTGCAAACCTCCTCATAGGTCAaccctgagagaaagagagagatcagaaGTGGCCGGAGTGGACATCTACCTAGTTTAGTGTGAGTACCATGTTATGTTAAACCTAAATGGTTTTATcatcctccctccacacacagagtcatttctctctctccccccatcacaTACTTTTCCACTCCTCTATCTCCAGCTCACGGCTCTCAAAGCTCTGGTCGTATGGCTCAGACTCTGGTTCATCGTCTGGGTCGTGGTACTGGGAGAAGTAGGGGTGGGCCAGGGCCTCTGACGCTGTGATCCGCTGATCAGTGTCCAGAACCAACATCTTCTCTAACAGATCCACCgctggaagaaagagagagagagagagagagagagagagagagagagagagagagagagagagagagagagagagagagagagagagagagagagagagagagagagagagagagagagagagagagagagagattgtaaaCGGAGTGTCTGTTAAgacagtgtgaatgtgtgtgtttgtgagacactAGACCGACTACCCCATTATTACCTAGTAGACTAGCCATTATTACCTAGTGGGTTAGCGCCAATGAACACATCAGCAAAGTTCCTCTTGGGCATCTGGGGAAGGGAGTTAATGTAGTTTCTGGCCTGTTCGAGAGATACACAGAACGGTTCAACACACATTGGACGGGGAACACACAGGTGACTACAACACTTGAACTGCTTCTGAAATCAAGCGATACCACATTTCGGCAGTGAAGACAGATTATTTCTGTACACTTAGGGCTCGAATCCTAACTTGAGAGCAGAATGTGTAAATCCCGCATTGATGCCAATAAGAGACTCAGTTACGTGCTCTGTGGACGTATGTATCAAGCGGCTCAGTGTAGGAGTGCCAATTTatgatcagtttagccttttacaTCACATTGAATAGTATTACATGGTCAgggggaacctgatcctagatcagcatgcCTACTCTAAGACGCTTAAGAAATGGCCCCAGATCTCAAGATAGGAATCCCATAGAGCACATCTAAAGGGTTATGAAGAATGCAGCAGTCTGGAGCTGTAGTTTGGAAGAGAACCACTGTACACAACGACCAAACACATCATATACCATCAGAACACTCCAGATCAGAGGGGCAAGGCCATAAAAAGCAGTCAGGAATTAGGGATTGCAAGGCACTCTGGGAATTGGTTAGATTACGTCAGAGATGCATGTCAGACAAAAAGCAGTCGGGTGCAGAGAGTAGGGGAGGGTTGGAAGAGCTCTGTAGGGCCTAACAAAAGACTGGGGGCATCATAGAGACctaaattactagaggggctatgtcataaaccctcaaaaTTCCAGGATgggtcagggagaaatccaaaccaaTCTAATCGGAAAGGATGGCAGTAGAGGCATAATCCTGATTTTACTCATGCAGGAAAATTAAGACAGACATGTGATATCAGAAACTGTGTAATAGAATTTGAACTAAAATATTGTCATACAATCATAAATACAGTTCATATGGTTTTATATGCATTTTCTGTATAAATAGTATCTAAAATATGAGTCAACGACCataaatgtctacatttgttttcttggaaaactgtgagtgctattatataatacaatatcagtacttgttgcatttataATTTGGCGACCCTGGGAAGGACATTTCATAGTGTCTCACCTCGTGGCTGGGCATCCGGCTAATGACAGAGGCCGGGGGTGTACCTGTCAGCCTCATGATCTGCTGCAGCTGGTTAATATCTACAGCAGCCCAGGGTCAAGGGTCATAGGTCATACTGTCACACGTGAGAGGGTCACAGGGATGTCAAAAGTGTCCCTAAACTAAATACTGAATAATTTTGTTTCGTGGGGagaaggaggggtggggggggggggaagataaGGTGGATGAGAGGGAAGGGTAAAAGTTGACATGCTGAATGAGGTATTATTGAATAGAGACACAACAACATGCTTTTAGAACAAAGCCAGCAGAGGAACGAGTGACAAAAGAACAGAGCAACTCAAGACGAGAGGGCTCAAGGGGGCAGCTCTACTCAATGACAACTAGGTCAAGGTTCTCTTTGCTTCTGAAACAGCAGCCCATGTAAGTACACAGGAAGTGGTGTTGAGTTACAGTGGCTATATAAATGGCAGGACAGGAAGagagtatagtagtagtagtgtctcACTAAGGAGGTTGTTATAGAAACGCAGAAGCACAACCCAAACGCAGGCAGGCAGACGGGCGAGGGCGGATTGGAACAGAACATGGTGGAACACGACGGAACACTCACAGACTCAGGAGATTTTTCATCAAGAGCTCAGGTTCCGGGGTTCCCATGAGGAGCATTATAAGCTTCAACTGACCAATgtctataccataccataccaacaTCAAGGGAAAACTGAGGGATGGGATGGAAGGAGGGTGAGAAAGAAGGGATGGGAGGGTAGGGAAAAGTaggagggaaagatggagggagaagtaGGAGGAGGGATACTTCTATGAGAACCTCAGACATATACTACCTGGTTTGCCCATGCATGTAGTTAGTTATTTAGCTAAGTGCACACTTCAACTGGGTGTAGGGGATAGGGGTCAATATGGAATTGGGCCATGACAACAAGTGCTACACTTTTCTATGTCACCATGACAACAGTGAAAGGATACGGTCGGTGCCGGGGAATAACGTCCTTCCGGTTAGCAGCTCCGCCATTATGCAGCCCACCGACCAGATgtcaactacaacaacaaaaacaacactgTTAGTGTTCAGCTAGAAACACATATCCGTAAAATCATTTGGTATAACCATTTACACCTGCAAAATTATTTTTGGGGgtgtaaaaaatacaataaaaccTGGCCTATAGAATATACACCGTATATTACTTATAGGTCATACCTGTCATATTGCAGAGATAGTGTAATATACAgtggattcggaaagtattcagaccgcttcactttttcaacattttgttacattacagccttattctaaaatggattaaaacagtttttttctcatttctcaaacaattccccataatgacaaagcaataacagtttttttgaaatgttggcaaatgtattaaaaataaaaaaccgagatatcacatttacttaagttcagacactttactctacttagttgaagcacctttggcagtgattacagccttgagtcttcttgggtatgacgctacaagcttggcacacctgtagaaagagcttggcacacctgggttttctgtacagcaccttgagatatcagctgatgtacgaagggctatacaaataaatttgatttgatttgatatttggggagtttctcccattcttctctgcagatcctctcaaaacccacttctgcattgtcttggttgtgtgcttagggtttgTTGTCCTTGTGGAAGGTGATCCTTCGCCCCAGTCAGAGATCCAAAGCACTCTtgagcaggttttaatcaaggatctctgtactttgttctgttcatctttcccctgatcctgactagtctcccagtcccactcctgcattgtcttgagtGTGCTTagcatcattgtcctgttggaaggtgaaccttcacccaagtctgtggtcctgagcactctgtagcaggttttcatcaaggatctctctgtactttgctcccttcatctttcccctgatcctgactagtctcccagtccctaccgttgaaaaacatccccaaagcatgatgctgccaccaccatgcttcaccgtagggatggtgctaggtttcctctagacgtgatgcttggcattattcaatcttggtttctgtctggccactctaccataaaggcctgattagtagagtgctgcagtgatgggagaaacttcaactagctttttcaaacataaatttgcgtcctgtagctctaactccaaaaagttttgggacactaaagtccatggagaataagagcacctcctcccagctgaccACTGCACTGAGGCAAGGAAAcactcaccaccgataaatccacggtaatcgagaatttcaaaaagcatttctctacggctggccatgctttcctcctggctgtCCCAAcaaacagctccgcaccccccgcagctacttgcccaagcctcctcagcttctccttcacccaaatctagatagcagatgttctgaaataACTCtaaaaacctggacccgtacaagtcagctgggctagacaatctggaccctctctttctaaaattatccgctgaCATGTTTGCTAACCCAATTagcagtctgttcaacctctctttcgtattgtcctagatccctaaagattggaaagctgcggcggtcatccccctcttcaaaagggggtgacactccagacccaaactgttagacctatatccatcctgctctgccattctaaagtcttcgaaagccaagttaacaaacagatcaccaaccatttcgaatcccaccataccttctccgctgtgcaacctggtttccgagctggtcacgggtgcacctcaaccacgctcaaggtactaaacgatatcataaccgccattgataaaagacagtactgtgtggccgtcttcatcgacctggccaaggctttcgactctgtcaatcaccgtattcttatcggcagactcaacagccttggtttctcaaatgactgcctagcctgattcaccaactacttctcagacagagttcagtgtgtcaaatcggagagcctgttgtccggacctctggccgtctctatgggggggtaccacagggttcaattcttgggccaactcttttctctgtatatatcaacaacGTCACTCTTgatgcgggtgattccttgatccacctctatgcagacgacaccattctgttgtatacacctggcccttctttggaaactgtgttaacaaacctccaatcgagcttcaatgccatacaacactccttccgtggcctccaactgctcttaaacactagtaaaactaaatgcaggctcttcaaccgatcgctgcccgcacccacatcactactctggacggttctggcttagaacatgtggacaactacaaataccttggtgtctggctagactgtaaactctccttccagactcatctccaatccaaaattaaatctagaatcggcttcctattttgcaacaaagacTCCTTCACTCAccctgccaaacataccctcgtaaaacttactaccctacccatcctcgacgatgtcatttacaaaatagcctccaacactctactcaggcaaattggatgcagttgatcgcagtgccatccattttgtcaccaaagccccatatactacccaccactgcgacctgtatgctctcgtcggctggcgtTCGCtatatattcgtcgccagacccccaggtctccaggtcatctataagactttgcaaggtaaagctccgcctcatctcagctcactggtcaccataacaacacccacccgtagcacgcgctccagcaggatatctcactggtcatccccaaagccaacacctctttggccgcctttccttccagttctctactgccaatgactggaacaaattgcaaaaatcgctgaagttggataCTTATATCTCCcgcactaactttaagcatcagctatctgagcagcgaACCGATCGCTGctgctgtacacagcccacctgtaaatagcccatccaactacctcatccccatattgcactttttttgctcttttgcacaccagtatttctactttcacatcatcatctgcacatcgatcactccagtgataatttgctaaattgtaattactttgctactatggtctatttattgccttacctccttacgccatttgcacacactgtatatagacttttctattgtgttattgactgtacatttgtttattccctgttgtttgtgtcgcactgctttgctttatcttggccaggtcgcagttgtaaatgagaacttgttcaactggcctacctggttaaataaaaggtgaaataaaataaaaacttccataaggacaacagtctccacaagggaactctggagctctgtcagagtgaccattgggttcttggtcacctacctgaccttggcccttctcccccaattgctcagtttggccgggtagccagctctagaaagagtcttggtggttccaaacttaagaatgatggaggtgacggtgttcttgggaaccttcaaagctgcagaaaccttttggtacccttcccaaatcaaatcaacttttattggtcacatacacatggttatcagatgttaatgagagtgtagcgaaatgcttgtgcttctagttccgacagtgcagtaatatttaacaagtaatcaaacaattccccaacaactacctaatatacacaaatctaaaaagtaGTGAATTAGAATATGCACAGATAAATTACTGGATGAGCTatgccgagcggcataggcaagttgcaatagatggtataaaatacagtatatacatatgatatgagtgatgtaagatatgtaaacactattaaagtggtattatttaaagtggcattgtttaaagtgactagtgatccatttattaaagtggccagtgactgggtctcaatgtaggctgcagcctctctgagttagtaatggctgtttagcagtctgatggtcttgagattgaaaaacagcttatttctctcagtcccagctttggtGCACCTGtcctgacctcaccttctggatggtagcggtgtgaacaggcagtggctcgggtggttgatgtccttgatgatctttttggccttcctgtgacatcgggtgctgtaggagtcatggagggcaggtagttttcccccggtgatgcgtagtgcagaccgcaccaccctctggaaagccttgcggttgagggtggtgcagttgccgtaccaggctgtgatacagtccgacaggatgctctcgattgtgcatctgtaagtgTTTGTAAGGATTTTGGgtaacaagccaaatttcttcagcctcctgaggttggcgCTGCTACGCCTTCTTCGCCACACTGTCTGTATGggaggaccatttcagtttgtctgatgtgtatgccgaggaacttaactttccaccttctcaacTGCTgacccttcgatgtggataggggggtgctcactctgcggtttcctgaagttcacaatcatcatctcctttgttttgttaacgttgagtgagaggttgttttcctgacatcacactcggagggccctcacctcctccctgtaggctgtcttgtcgttcttggtaatcaagcccactactgttgtgtcatctgcaaatttgatgattgagtaggaggcgtgcatggccacgcaattgtgggtgaacagggagtgcaggagggggctgagcacgcacccttgtgggccccagtgttgagggtcagcgaagtggagatgttgtttcctaccttcaccacatgTGCCTCaagacaatcctgtctcggagctctacggacaattccttcgacctcatggattggtttttgctctgccaTGCACTGCGGAACCTCATTTGACAggtgtgtgcgcctttccaaatcctgtccaatcaattgacaatcaagttgtagaaacctctcaaggatgatcaatggaaacaggatgcacctgagcctcatagcaaagggtcagaatacttatgtacattcaaaaaaaaaaaaaaaaaaaaaaattatatatatatatatatatatatatatatatatatatatataaaaaaaattctaaaatcCAGTtttcattgtcattatggggtattgtgtgtagattgatgaggatttgttttgttgttttatctattttagaataaggctgtaatgtaacactaTAATGGCactctattacagtatattacctgTCATGTTGTAGTGCATCCAGTTAAGCATGATCTCTGGGGCGCGGTACCACCTGGTTGCTACGTAACCCGTCATCTCATCATCCGTGTGTCTCGCCAAACCAAAGTCCAGGATCTGacgggtggaaagagagagagggcaaaagtgagtgtgtgtgtatgcatgtgtgtgcaagagagagaaagagagatggttgTGTGTATCAAAAGGTGTGGACTCAAGTCAGAGACTTTTTGTAACTCATAATTTGTAACTCAATTCAGACTCGAGTGACCTGGACTAAATTTGAGTTACAAATTTCATAACTTCAAGATTTAACTTGATAGAAAATAAAATGACTTGACTTGAACTTGGAGCCTGAAGACTCGGGACTCGacttggcaacagacaaacagagaacacaggtatacatacacagggaacaaaacattgcaTGTATAGATAACTTTTATTACTTGACTTGAAAAAAAAAACGTATGACTCAACTTGCTCTTAGAATGCACGGCTTGGCCTTGACTCGAGACTCAACCAGTTCTACTTGGGACTCGGACCTTGCTTGTGACTCGAATAATAGTGACTTTGTCCCACCTctggtatttacagtgcctttagaaaaaGTGTTCATACCAGttggcttattccacattttgttgtgttagagtctgaatcttcacacaataccccataatgacatagtgaaaacatgtatttattgttgttgtttgttttgtattcacacccctgagtcaatactttgtagaagcacctttggtagagattacagctgtgagtctttctgggtaagtctctatgagctttccacacctggattatgcaacatttgcttcaagctctgtcaaattggttggtGATAATGGCTAGACAACCACTTTCAGGTCTTGACAttgattttcaagctgatttaagtcaaaactgtaacagccactcaggaatattcaatgtcttattggtaagaaactccagtgtagatttggccttcatctcccagtgtctggtcgaatgcagacaaccaggtttcctctaggatttcgcatgtgcttagctccattatgTTTCTTTCCTATCCTGAAAACTCCCctgtccttaatgattacaagcataacatgatgcagccaccaccacacTTGAAAATATGTAGTGTTACTCAGCAatttgttgtattggattttccccaaacagtTTGCATTCAGGTaaaaatgttaatttctttaccatattTTTTTGGTATTACTTCAGTACCTTGTTgcaaaacaggatgcatgttgtttaatatttgtattctgtacagggttccttcttttcactctgccaattaggttaatattgtggagtaactatgttgatttatcctcagttttctcctatcatagccattaaactctaactgttttaaagtcaccattggcctcatggtgaaatccctgagcggtttccttcctctctggcaactgagttaggaaggactacTGTACTTTGTAGTggctgggtatattgatacaccaaccaaagtgtaattaatgacttcaccatgctcaaaggggtgTTTCAATTCATTTGTTTTTATCCATCAaccaataggtgctcttctttgaAAGGCcttggaaaacttccctggtctttgtggttgaatctgtgttggaaattcactgctcgactgagggacgtTACAGATAATGGTATGTGTGGtatagagtagaggtcgaccgattaatcggcatggcaatcagcatttttggacgctGATTAAGGCCGATTACAATGcattccac
This is a stretch of genomic DNA from Oncorhynchus mykiss isolate Arlee chromosome 7, USDA_OmykA_1.1, whole genome shotgun sequence. It encodes these proteins:
- the LOC110528948 gene encoding mitogen-activated protein kinase 14A isoform X1; translated protein: MDDFSAIMHPGETGDELQKGMFHKERPTFYRQELNKTIWEVPERYQTLSPVGSGAYGSVCSSYDVKSGLKIAVKKLSRPFQSVIHAKRTYRELRLLKHMKHENVIGLLDVFTPATSLEEFNDVYLVTHLMGADLNNIVKCQKLTDDHVQFLIYQILRGLKYIHSADIIHRDLKPSNLAVNEDCELKILDFGLARHTDDEMTGYVATRWYRAPEIMLNWMHYNMTVDIWSVGCIMAELLTGRTLFPGTDHINQLQQIMRLTGTPPASVISRMPSHEARNYINSLPQMPKRNFADVFIGANPLAVDLLEKMLVLDTDQRITASEALAHPYFSQYHDPDDEPESEPYDQSFESRELEIEEWKRLTYEEVCSFEPLPFDGDEMES
- the LOC110528948 gene encoding mitogen-activated protein kinase 14A isoform X2, whose product is MNFRSSSYDVKSGLKIAVKKLSRPFQSVIHAKRTYRELRLLKHMKHENVIGLLDVFTPATSLEEFNDVYLVTHLMGADLNNIVKCQKLTDDHVQFLIYQILRGLKYIHSADIIHRDLKPSNLAVNEDCELKILDFGLARHTDDEMTGYVATRWYRAPEIMLNWMHYNMTVDIWSVGCIMAELLTGRTLFPGTDHINQLQQIMRLTGTPPASVISRMPSHEARNYINSLPQMPKRNFADVFIGANPLAVDLLEKMLVLDTDQRITASEALAHPYFSQYHDPDDEPESEPYDQSFESRELEIEEWKRLTYEEVCSFEPLPFDGDEMES